The Amphiprion ocellaris isolate individual 3 ecotype Okinawa chromosome 6, ASM2253959v1, whole genome shotgun sequence genome contains a region encoding:
- the LOC118469508 gene encoding uncharacterized protein LOC118469508 isoform X2 — protein sequence MPPFNTLTHKAHKHAHKESRRRSAIIKATLVKADMTEPSRGLFYLPIIYLWTGGVEADVLASLAPPVHLSGERLGWTLLVCMVSDFRRGRLEVRWRSASEDHMSTGPYSIAVTRRHRGHNAVAVITVATSDWPSYSCSVSHRHRSKVTRTHLTTSSDIAVRTNAAVVLALRLILMKILVFDALVTIYVVIK from the exons ATGCCCCCGtttaacacactcacacacaaggCACACAAACACGCTCACAAAGAGAGCAGGCGTCGATCAGCAATTATAAAAGCCACACTAGTTAAAGCGGACATGACTGAACCTTCCAGAGGTCTCTTTTACCTTCCTATCATCTATCTATGGACAG GAGGGGTGGAGGCCGATGTTCTGGCATCTCTGGCCCCTCCGGTCCACCTGTCAGGGGAAAGGCTTGGCTGGACACTGCTGGTCTGTATGGTGAGTGACTTCAGAAGAGGACGTCTGGAGGTCAGGTGGAGATCAGCATCAGAGGACCACATGTCAACCGGACCATACAGTATCGCTGTAACCAGGAGGCATCGCGGCCACAACGCTGTGGCAGTTATAACAGTAGCGACCAGTGACTGGCCGTCATACAGTTGCTCTGTGAGTCACAGACATCGTTCAAAAGTCACGAGGACACACCTCACCACTTCATCAG ATATTGCTGTGAGGACAAACGCGGCGGTTGTACTGGCCCTGAGGCTTATTCTCATGAAGATCCTCGTCTTTGATGCTCTGGTGACCATTTATGTTGTTATTAAGTG A
- the LOC118469508 gene encoding uncharacterized protein LOC118469508 isoform X3 yields the protein MDSNTKLCTHPVVGQLQNKISLHPKQISYLPNYPGSGGVEADVLASLAPPVHLSGERLGWTLLVCMVSDFRRGRLEVRWRSASEDHMSTGPYSIAVTRRHRGHNAVAVITVATSDWPSYSCSVSHRHRSKVTRTHLTTSSADHNKICYEDEDIKDIAVRTNAAVVLALRLILMKILVFDALVTIYVVIK from the exons ATGGACAG CAATACAAAGCTTTGCACACATCCTGTTGTTGGACAACTACAGAACAAGATCTCTTTGCACCCTAAACAAATTTCCTATTTGCCTAATTACCCTGGATCAGGAGGGGTGGAGGCCGATGTTCTGGCATCTCTGGCCCCTCCGGTCCACCTGTCAGGGGAAAGGCTTGGCTGGACACTGCTGGTCTGTATGGTGAGTGACTTCAGAAGAGGACGTCTGGAGGTCAGGTGGAGATCAGCATCAGAGGACCACATGTCAACCGGACCATACAGTATCGCTGTAACCAGGAGGCATCGCGGCCACAACGCTGTGGCAGTTATAACAGTAGCGACCAGTGACTGGCCGTCATACAGTTGCTCTGTGAGTCACAGACATCGTTCAAAAGTCACGAGGACACACCTCACCACTTCATCAG CTGATCATAACAAGATTTGCTATGAGGATGAAGACATAAAAG ATATTGCTGTGAGGACAAACGCGGCGGTTGTACTGGCCCTGAGGCTTATTCTCATGAAGATCCTCGTCTTTGATGCTCTGGTGACCATTTATGTTGTTATTAAGTG A
- the LOC118469508 gene encoding uncharacterized protein LOC118469508 isoform X1, giving the protein MPPFNTLTHKAHKHAHKESRRRSAIIKATLVKADMTEPSRGLFYLPIIYLWTGGVEADVLASLAPPVHLSGERLGWTLLVCMVSDFRRGRLEVRWRSASEDHMSTGPYSIAVTRRHRGHNAVAVITVATSDWPSYSCSVSHRHRSKVTRTHLTTSSADHNKICYEDEDIKDIAVRTNAAVVLALRLILMKILVFDALVTIYVVIK; this is encoded by the exons ATGCCCCCGtttaacacactcacacacaaggCACACAAACACGCTCACAAAGAGAGCAGGCGTCGATCAGCAATTATAAAAGCCACACTAGTTAAAGCGGACATGACTGAACCTTCCAGAGGTCTCTTTTACCTTCCTATCATCTATCTATGGACAG GAGGGGTGGAGGCCGATGTTCTGGCATCTCTGGCCCCTCCGGTCCACCTGTCAGGGGAAAGGCTTGGCTGGACACTGCTGGTCTGTATGGTGAGTGACTTCAGAAGAGGACGTCTGGAGGTCAGGTGGAGATCAGCATCAGAGGACCACATGTCAACCGGACCATACAGTATCGCTGTAACCAGGAGGCATCGCGGCCACAACGCTGTGGCAGTTATAACAGTAGCGACCAGTGACTGGCCGTCATACAGTTGCTCTGTGAGTCACAGACATCGTTCAAAAGTCACGAGGACACACCTCACCACTTCATCAG CTGATCATAACAAGATTTGCTATGAGGATGAAGACATAAAAG ATATTGCTGTGAGGACAAACGCGGCGGTTGTACTGGCCCTGAGGCTTATTCTCATGAAGATCCTCGTCTTTGATGCTCTGGTGACCATTTATGTTGTTATTAAGTG A
- the erap2 gene encoding endoplasmic reticulum aminopeptidase 2 isoform X1 — protein MVSVRLLVLFLLSVSLLGSQPTQSSQQVSSPAHPAGEQSPLDPSSLSFPWSRLRLPRYIIPLHYHLFLHPNLTSLSFTGSVQIQIDVQNNTNWVVLHSKGLHISKATILDQNLAHLSDQVLPVLHNPSHEQIGIFSPRVLSSGQKYFLYIEFEAELAEGFYGFYKSTYRTSQGETRTLASTHFEPTSARMAFPCFDEPNFKANFSVRIRRSQEYISLSNMPVVKTVEVNGGLLEDQFAESVKMSTYLVAFVICDFKSVTGTTSSGVQVSIYAAPEKWQQTHYALEVAVKMLDFYEDYFNIRYPLPKQGEPLLNQFFSCNQIAKLFPSLLHHFLLPHWFSLSDLIAIPDFQSGAMENWGLTTYRETSLLFDPLTSSVSDKLWVTMVIGHELAHQWFGNLVTMEWWNDIWLNEGFARYMEYISVEATYPDLKVEEYLLHTCFAAVGLDSLNSSRPISSPAENPTQIKEMFDTVSYDKGACVLHMLRHFLTDEVFQSGIVRYLRKYSYKNAHNQDLWDSLANTCSEEDFISGKHCYDSGQAAKNAYLFAGEHLDLTAMMNTWTLQKGIPLVTVTRKGPRLLLRQDRFLRTVMPSDPLWSSLQKGFLWQIPLTYKTDVSGTIHRHLMTSPTDSIHIGEEASWVKVNTDMTGFYVVHYEESGWDVMTKLLRENYTALSYKDRTQLIHNAFQLVTAGHLPLNKALDLIGYLKRETHTVPLLKGLGYLEAFYHIIEKRDELDLTQNLGMYILQFFRAVIDQQTWSDSGSVSERRLRSEVLSLACHLDYPPCLERARQRFKDWLQSNGTLNPPTDVAETVFSVGAQDDHGWASLLNTYKTSLSAAQKHKILFALTSSRDSNKLQRLLDLGLEGKVIRSQDLSSLILMVARNSRGCNLAWNFVKKNWDTLVQKFQLGSFCIRNIIIGTTGQFSSQEELNEMQLFFESIKEQASQLRATQVALDNVQKNVRWVQRNLETLRSWLNEQMQ, from the exons ATGGTCTCTGTGAGGCTGCTGGTGTTGTTTCTACTCAGTGTGTCTCTGCTTGGGTCTCAGCCCACCCAGAGTTCACAACAGGTGTCAAGTCCTGCTCATCCTGCAGGAGAACAATCTCCTTTGGATCCTAGTAGTCTGTCCTTCCCTTGGAGCCGCCTTCGCTTGCCAAG gtACATCATTCCTCTTCACTACCACCTCTTCCTGCACCCCAACCTCACAAGTCTCAGTTTCACTGGCTCAGTGCAGATCCAGATTGATGTCCAGAACAATACAAATTGGGTTGTGTTGCACAGCAAGGGTCTACACATCTCCAAGGCCACTATTTTAGACCAGAACCTTGCCCATCTTTCTGACCAG GTTCTTCCAGTTCTTCACAACCCTTCCCATGAGCAGATAGGTATTTTCTCTCCTAGAGTGCTCAGCAGTGGGCAGAAATATTTCCTGTATATTGAGTTTGAGGCAGAGCTTGCAGAAGGTTTCTATGGCTTCTATAAGAGCACCTACCGGACCAGTCAAGGAGAGACCAG AACCTTAGCTTCAACTCACTTCGAGCCCACAAGTGCTCGGATGGCGTTCCCTTGTTTCGATGAGCCAAACTTCAAAGCCAATTTCTCCGTTCGGATCAGGAGGAGTCAGGAGTACATTTCTCTGTCCAATATGCCTGTT GTCAAGACAGTTGAAGTAAATGGCGGCTTGCTTGAAGATCAGTTTGCTGAAAGTGTAAAGATGAGCACGTACCTCGTAGCGTTTGTCATTTGTGACTTTAAGTCTGTCACTGGAACAACATCCTCTGGGGTGCAG GTTTCCATCTATGCTGCCCCTGAGAAGTGGCAACAAACCCACTATGCCCTGGAGGTTGCTGTCAAAATGCTGGACTTCTATGAGGACTATTTCAACATCCGCTATCCTTTACCCAAACAAGGTGAACCATTGCTCAATCAATTTTTTTCCTGCAACCAAATTGCAAAGCTTTTTCCCTCTTTACTTCATCACTTTCTGCTTCCTCACTGGTTTTCTCTATCAGATTTAATTGCCATCCCAGACTTCCAGTCAGGTGCAATGGAGAACTGGGGTCTGACCACCTACAGAGAGACCAGCCTTCTTTTCGATCCTCTCACATCCTCTGTTTCTGATAAACTttgggttaccatggtgattgGCCATGAACTCGCCCATCAG TGGTTTGGAAACCTGGTGACCATGGAGTGGTGGAACGATATCTGGCTGAATGAAGGATTTGCCAGATACATGGAGTACATTTCAGTGGAAGCCACCTACCCTGACCTCAAAGTG GAGGAATATCTACTGCACACTTGTTTTGCAGCAGTTGGTCTTGATTCATTGAACTCCTCTCGGCCAATATCCAGTCCAGCAGAAAACCCCACTCAGATCAAAGAGATGTTTGATACAGTCTCCTATGACAAG GGAGCATGTGTCCTGCACATGCTGCGACACTTTCTGACAGACGAAGTGTTTCAGAGTGGGATAGTTCGATACCTCCGCAAGTACAGctacaaaaatgcacacaatcAGGACCTGTGGGACAGTCTAGCCAAT acatgctCAGAGGAGGACTTCATCTCAGGAAAACACTGTTACGACAGTGGCCAGGCCGCCAAGAATGCC TACCTGTTTGCAggagaacatctggacctgacaGCCATGATGAATACATGGACTCTGCAGAAAGGTATTCCTCTGGTGACTGTAACTAGGAAGGGGCCTCGTCTGCTGCTCAGACAGGACAGGTTCCTGAGGACTGTGATGCCTTCTGATCCTCTATGGTCCTCATTGCAAAAGGG TTTCCTTTGGCAGATCCCCCTGACATACAAGACTGATGTCTCTGGCACCATCCACAGACACCTGATGACATCACCCACAG ACAGCATACACATAGGAGAAGAAGCCAGCTGGGTGAAGGTAAACACTGACATGACAGGTTTTTATGTGGTTCATTACGAGGAAAGTGGTTGGGATGTGATGACCAAACTACTGAGGGAAAACTACACTGCGCTGAGCTACAAAGACAGGACTCAGCTGATACACAACGCCTTTCAATTGGTAAC AGCAGGCCATCTGCCGCTCAATAAAGCCTTGGACCTGATTGGTTACCTGAAGAGGGAGACACACACAGTGCCTCTTCTCAAAGGACTCGGCTATCTGGAAGCCTTCTACCATATAATTGAGAAGAGGGATGAGCTTGATTTAACACAAAACCTGGGG ATGTACATCCTGCAGTTTTTCCGTGCTGTCATTGACCAGCAGACATGGAGTGACAGCGGCTCTGTGTCAGAGCGACGGCTGAGGTCAGAGGTCCTGTCGCTGGCTTGTCACCTGGATTACCCTCCTTGTCTGGAGCGAGCACGTCAGCGCTTCAAAGACTGGCTTCAGTCCAACGGAACTCTCAA CCCGCCCACTGATGTTGCAGAGACAGTGTTTTCAGTTGGAGCTCAGGATGACCATGGCTGGGCCTCACTCTTAAACACATATAAGACTTCCCTctctgcagcacaaaaacacaagatcCTGTTTGCCCtaaccagcagcagagacagtaACAAACTGCAAAG ACTGCTGGATCTGGGTCTGGAGGGGAAGGTGATTCGATCGCAGGACCTGTCCAGTCTCATCTTGATGGTGGCCAGGAACTCACGAGGATGTAACCTGGCATGGAACTTTGTCAAAAAGAACTGGGACACACTGGTTCAAAA GTTCCAGCTGGGCTCATTTTGTATTAGAAACATCATCATTGGCACCACAGGCCAGTTTTCATCTCAGGAGGAACTCAATGAA ATGCAGCTGTTCTTTGAGTCCATCAAAGAGCAGGCTTCCCAGCTGAGAGCCACTCAGGTGGCCCTGGACaatgtgcagaaaaatgttCGCTGGGTTCAGAGGAACCTCGAGACTCTGAGAAGCTGGCTGAATGAGCAGATGCAGTGA
- the erap2 gene encoding endoplasmic reticulum aminopeptidase 2 isoform X2 — protein MVSVRLLVLFLLSVSLLGSQPTQSSQQVSSPAHPAGEQSPLDPSSLSFPWSRLRLPRYIIPLHYHLFLHPNLTSLSFTGSVQIQIDVQNNTNWVVLHSKGLHISKATILDQNLAHLSDQVLPVLHNPSHEQIGIFSPRVLSSGQKYFLYIEFEAELAEGFYGFYKSTYRTSQGETRTLASTHFEPTSARMAFPCFDEPNFKANFSVRIRRSQEYISLSNMPVVKTVEVNGGLLEDQFAESVKMSTYLVAFVICDFKSVTGTTSSGVQVSIYAAPEKWQQTHYALEVAVKMLDFYEDYFNIRYPLPKQDLIAIPDFQSGAMENWGLTTYRETSLLFDPLTSSVSDKLWVTMVIGHELAHQWFGNLVTMEWWNDIWLNEGFARYMEYISVEATYPDLKVEEYLLHTCFAAVGLDSLNSSRPISSPAENPTQIKEMFDTVSYDKGACVLHMLRHFLTDEVFQSGIVRYLRKYSYKNAHNQDLWDSLANTCSEEDFISGKHCYDSGQAAKNAYLFAGEHLDLTAMMNTWTLQKGIPLVTVTRKGPRLLLRQDRFLRTVMPSDPLWSSLQKGFLWQIPLTYKTDVSGTIHRHLMTSPTDSIHIGEEASWVKVNTDMTGFYVVHYEESGWDVMTKLLRENYTALSYKDRTQLIHNAFQLVTAGHLPLNKALDLIGYLKRETHTVPLLKGLGYLEAFYHIIEKRDELDLTQNLGMYILQFFRAVIDQQTWSDSGSVSERRLRSEVLSLACHLDYPPCLERARQRFKDWLQSNGTLNPPTDVAETVFSVGAQDDHGWASLLNTYKTSLSAAQKHKILFALTSSRDSNKLQRLLDLGLEGKVIRSQDLSSLILMVARNSRGCNLAWNFVKKNWDTLVQKFQLGSFCIRNIIIGTTGQFSSQEELNEMQLFFESIKEQASQLRATQVALDNVQKNVRWVQRNLETLRSWLNEQMQ, from the exons ATGGTCTCTGTGAGGCTGCTGGTGTTGTTTCTACTCAGTGTGTCTCTGCTTGGGTCTCAGCCCACCCAGAGTTCACAACAGGTGTCAAGTCCTGCTCATCCTGCAGGAGAACAATCTCCTTTGGATCCTAGTAGTCTGTCCTTCCCTTGGAGCCGCCTTCGCTTGCCAAG gtACATCATTCCTCTTCACTACCACCTCTTCCTGCACCCCAACCTCACAAGTCTCAGTTTCACTGGCTCAGTGCAGATCCAGATTGATGTCCAGAACAATACAAATTGGGTTGTGTTGCACAGCAAGGGTCTACACATCTCCAAGGCCACTATTTTAGACCAGAACCTTGCCCATCTTTCTGACCAG GTTCTTCCAGTTCTTCACAACCCTTCCCATGAGCAGATAGGTATTTTCTCTCCTAGAGTGCTCAGCAGTGGGCAGAAATATTTCCTGTATATTGAGTTTGAGGCAGAGCTTGCAGAAGGTTTCTATGGCTTCTATAAGAGCACCTACCGGACCAGTCAAGGAGAGACCAG AACCTTAGCTTCAACTCACTTCGAGCCCACAAGTGCTCGGATGGCGTTCCCTTGTTTCGATGAGCCAAACTTCAAAGCCAATTTCTCCGTTCGGATCAGGAGGAGTCAGGAGTACATTTCTCTGTCCAATATGCCTGTT GTCAAGACAGTTGAAGTAAATGGCGGCTTGCTTGAAGATCAGTTTGCTGAAAGTGTAAAGATGAGCACGTACCTCGTAGCGTTTGTCATTTGTGACTTTAAGTCTGTCACTGGAACAACATCCTCTGGGGTGCAG GTTTCCATCTATGCTGCCCCTGAGAAGTGGCAACAAACCCACTATGCCCTGGAGGTTGCTGTCAAAATGCTGGACTTCTATGAGGACTATTTCAACATCCGCTATCCTTTACCCAAACAAG ATTTAATTGCCATCCCAGACTTCCAGTCAGGTGCAATGGAGAACTGGGGTCTGACCACCTACAGAGAGACCAGCCTTCTTTTCGATCCTCTCACATCCTCTGTTTCTGATAAACTttgggttaccatggtgattgGCCATGAACTCGCCCATCAG TGGTTTGGAAACCTGGTGACCATGGAGTGGTGGAACGATATCTGGCTGAATGAAGGATTTGCCAGATACATGGAGTACATTTCAGTGGAAGCCACCTACCCTGACCTCAAAGTG GAGGAATATCTACTGCACACTTGTTTTGCAGCAGTTGGTCTTGATTCATTGAACTCCTCTCGGCCAATATCCAGTCCAGCAGAAAACCCCACTCAGATCAAAGAGATGTTTGATACAGTCTCCTATGACAAG GGAGCATGTGTCCTGCACATGCTGCGACACTTTCTGACAGACGAAGTGTTTCAGAGTGGGATAGTTCGATACCTCCGCAAGTACAGctacaaaaatgcacacaatcAGGACCTGTGGGACAGTCTAGCCAAT acatgctCAGAGGAGGACTTCATCTCAGGAAAACACTGTTACGACAGTGGCCAGGCCGCCAAGAATGCC TACCTGTTTGCAggagaacatctggacctgacaGCCATGATGAATACATGGACTCTGCAGAAAGGTATTCCTCTGGTGACTGTAACTAGGAAGGGGCCTCGTCTGCTGCTCAGACAGGACAGGTTCCTGAGGACTGTGATGCCTTCTGATCCTCTATGGTCCTCATTGCAAAAGGG TTTCCTTTGGCAGATCCCCCTGACATACAAGACTGATGTCTCTGGCACCATCCACAGACACCTGATGACATCACCCACAG ACAGCATACACATAGGAGAAGAAGCCAGCTGGGTGAAGGTAAACACTGACATGACAGGTTTTTATGTGGTTCATTACGAGGAAAGTGGTTGGGATGTGATGACCAAACTACTGAGGGAAAACTACACTGCGCTGAGCTACAAAGACAGGACTCAGCTGATACACAACGCCTTTCAATTGGTAAC AGCAGGCCATCTGCCGCTCAATAAAGCCTTGGACCTGATTGGTTACCTGAAGAGGGAGACACACACAGTGCCTCTTCTCAAAGGACTCGGCTATCTGGAAGCCTTCTACCATATAATTGAGAAGAGGGATGAGCTTGATTTAACACAAAACCTGGGG ATGTACATCCTGCAGTTTTTCCGTGCTGTCATTGACCAGCAGACATGGAGTGACAGCGGCTCTGTGTCAGAGCGACGGCTGAGGTCAGAGGTCCTGTCGCTGGCTTGTCACCTGGATTACCCTCCTTGTCTGGAGCGAGCACGTCAGCGCTTCAAAGACTGGCTTCAGTCCAACGGAACTCTCAA CCCGCCCACTGATGTTGCAGAGACAGTGTTTTCAGTTGGAGCTCAGGATGACCATGGCTGGGCCTCACTCTTAAACACATATAAGACTTCCCTctctgcagcacaaaaacacaagatcCTGTTTGCCCtaaccagcagcagagacagtaACAAACTGCAAAG ACTGCTGGATCTGGGTCTGGAGGGGAAGGTGATTCGATCGCAGGACCTGTCCAGTCTCATCTTGATGGTGGCCAGGAACTCACGAGGATGTAACCTGGCATGGAACTTTGTCAAAAAGAACTGGGACACACTGGTTCAAAA GTTCCAGCTGGGCTCATTTTGTATTAGAAACATCATCATTGGCACCACAGGCCAGTTTTCATCTCAGGAGGAACTCAATGAA ATGCAGCTGTTCTTTGAGTCCATCAAAGAGCAGGCTTCCCAGCTGAGAGCCACTCAGGTGGCCCTGGACaatgtgcagaaaaatgttCGCTGGGTTCAGAGGAACCTCGAGACTCTGAGAAGCTGGCTGAATGAGCAGATGCAGTGA
- the rgmb gene encoding RGM domain family member B: MGRAGCCCRGAERLASPSMVRRFRPLLLLIIVVCCGARIGQCQVATPQCRIQKCTTDFVSLTSHLTPAVDGFHTEFCKALRSYSVCTQRTAKSCRGNLVFHSAVLGISDLMSQRNCSRDGPTSSTHPEIHIEPCNYHSRTQHAHIHSHVHTHAHSHGHSHSHSRPGYLFCGLFGDPHLRTFKDSFQTCKVEGAWPLIDNDYLSVQVTNVPVVPGSSATATNKITIIFKPYEGCMDQRVYQAVTDNLPAAFDDGTVSSGDPIHASAGADGVSGKVRALWISERSPGRHVELHAGYIGVTVIVRQLGRYLTLAVRIPEELAQAYDATQDLQLCLNGCPSGERIDQAGHLPLPLSPPALGLQQLRRPSYSSLTQASPYGASQVFGVEGAKERCREQLEVQDIYFHSCVFDLLTTGDVNFTVAAYSAQKDMESLHPHRDRWRIYPRGSAISTLHSGSHLIKQFALLLVCALSAALM, encoded by the exons GTCAGTGCCAGGTGGCCACCCCTCAATGTCGTATCCAGAAGTGCACCACCGACTTTGTCTCCCTGACCTCCCACCTGACTCCGGCCGTGGATGGTTTCCACACCGAATTCTGCAAGGCTTTGCGGTCATACTCAGTCTGCACCCAGAGAACGGCCAAGTCCTGCCGGGGGAACCTGGTCTTCCACTCGGCTGTGCTCGGCATCTCAGACCTCATGAGCCAGAGGAATTGCTCCAGAGACGGGCCCACGTCCTCTACGCACCCTGAGATCCATATAGAGCCCTGCAACTACCACAGTCGCACCCAGCACGCCCACATACATTCccacgtgcacacacatgcacactcccACGGGCACAGCCACAGCCACAGTCGGCCTGGGTACCTGTTCTGTGGGCTGTTCGGGGACCCGCATCTGAGGACGTTTAAGGACAGCTTCCAGACTTGCAAGGTGGAGGGCGCTTGGCCTCTCATTGATAATGATTATCTGTCGGTGCAGGTCACTAATGTGCCTGTGGTTCCCGGCTCCAGTGCCACAGCAACCAATAAG atcaccatcatcttcaagcCCTATGAGGGTTGCATGGACCAGAGGGTCTACCAGGCTGTCACAGACAACCTCCCAGCTGCCTTTGACGACGGCACCGTGAGCAGTGGAGACCCCATCCACGCTTCAGCCGGTGCAGACGGTGTATCTGGGAAGGTCCGGGCTCTGTGGATCTCTGAGCGCAGCCCGGGGCGCCACGTGGAGCTGCACGCTGGCTACATCGGTGTGACTGTAATTGTGCGCCAGCTGGGGCGCTACTTAACCCTGGCTGTGCGGATCCCTGAGGAGCTGGCCCAGGCCTATGATGCCACCCAGGACCTGCAGCTCTGTCTGAACGGCTGCCCCAGCGGCGAACGCATCGACCAGGCGGGGCACCTTCCCCTGCCCCTCTCCCCTCCAGCGCTCGGCCTGCAGCAGCTGCGTCGGCCGAGTTACTCCTCACTGACACAAGCGTCCCCCTATGGTGCCTCGCAGGTTTTTGGTGTGGAGGGGGCGAAGGAGCGCTGCAGGGAACAGCTGGAGGTGCAGGACATTTACTTCCACTCCTGTGTGTTTGATCTCCTGACCACTGGGGATGTTAACTTCACCGTGGCAGCGTACAGCGCCCAGAAGGACATGGAGAGTCTGCATCCACACAGGGATAGATGGAGGATCTACCCCCGCGGCTCTGCCATCTCCACCTTACACTCTGGTTCTCACCTTATCAAACAGTTTGCTCTGCTCCTGGTGTGTGCTCTGAGCGCTGCTTTGATGTAG